A stretch of the Dictyoglomus sp. genome encodes the following:
- a CDS encoding glycoside hydrolase family 43 protein, with the protein MVRFIVLSFLITVIILFPTFSQDTMPLQIWASVHDPAIVKAGEYYYVFGSHLAVAKSKDLMLWQVVNSDQRDGNRIIPKISKELSEAFEYAEIPSPDIWAPCVIQLLDKKFYMYYCVSSFGAFRSLIGIAVSDSIEGPYKNLQIIIRSGIRFEEGLAPDGTIYDPMKHPNCIDPHVFYDKDGRLWMSYGSYFGGIYIIQLDPKTGLSLPNQGYGKRLAGGNHAPIEGSFIIYNPQTKYYYLFLSFGGLDSKGGYNIRVARSENPDGPYFDWEGKDMREAIGRDRERVGAYGVKLIGNFNLNRENPRSTLTYGYVSPGHNSVYYDKDTDKWYIVFHTRFPGKGEYFTIRVHQLFFNSDGWPVIAPFPYGGETLRSLNIDEIRGEYFLINHGKDISSDIKTPINIILKEDGTIIGEIKGRWEVRDNFINLILEEEKYKEEYKGVILSQWNPNTMKKTITFSCLSKKGISIWGIKK; encoded by the coding sequence ATGGTACGTTTTATTGTTTTAAGTTTTTTAATAACAGTTATAATTCTTTTTCCAACATTTTCTCAAGATACTATGCCTTTACAAATATGGGCATCTGTTCATGATCCAGCTATTGTCAAAGCTGGAGAATATTATTATGTTTTTGGTTCTCATCTTGCAGTGGCAAAATCAAAGGATCTTATGCTTTGGCAAGTTGTAAATTCCGATCAAAGAGATGGTAATAGAATTATTCCTAAGATAAGTAAAGAACTTTCAGAGGCTTTTGAATATGCAGAGATTCCTTCTCCTGATATATGGGCTCCCTGTGTAATACAATTATTAGATAAAAAATTTTACATGTATTATTGTGTAAGCTCCTTTGGGGCTTTTCGCTCGCTCATAGGAATAGCTGTATCTGACAGTATTGAAGGTCCATATAAAAATCTTCAAATAATAATAAGATCGGGAATTAGATTTGAGGAAGGATTAGCTCCTGATGGAACTATCTATGATCCCATGAAACATCCCAATTGTATTGATCCTCATGTTTTTTACGATAAAGATGGAAGATTGTGGATGTCTTATGGATCGTATTTTGGGGGTATATATATCATTCAATTAGATCCAAAAACAGGTTTGTCTTTACCTAATCAAGGTTACGGAAAAAGACTTGCAGGAGGAAATCATGCACCTATTGAAGGTTCCTTTATTATTTATAACCCTCAGACAAAATATTATTATCTTTTTCTTAGTTTTGGAGGACTAGATTCTAAAGGTGGTTATAACATTAGAGTTGCTCGATCGGAAAATCCCGATGGACCTTATTTCGATTGGGAAGGTAAAGATATGAGAGAAGCAATAGGAAGAGATAGGGAAAGGGTTGGTGCTTATGGTGTGAAATTAATAGGGAATTTTAATCTAAATAGAGAAAATCCAAGAAGCACATTAACCTATGGGTATGTTTCTCCTGGTCATAATTCTGTTTATTATGATAAAGATACAGATAAATGGTACATTGTTTTTCATACTCGATTTCCTGGAAAAGGAGAATATTTTACTATAAGGGTTCATCAGTTGTTCTTTAACTCTGATGGATGGCCAGTAATAGCTCCATTTCCTTATGGAGGAGAAACGTTAAGAAGCTTAAATATTGATGAAATAAGAGGAGAATATTTTCTTATCAATCATGGAAAGGATATAAGTTCGGATATAAAAACACCAATAAATATCATCTTAAAAGAAGATGGAACAATTATAGGAGAGATTAAAGGGAGATGGGAGGTGAGAGATAATTTTATTAATCTTATTCTAGAAGAAGAAAAGTATAAGGAAGAATACAAGGGGGTAATTCTATCTCAATGGAATCCAAATACTATGAAAAAAACTATTACTTTCTCCTGCTTATCTAAAAAAGGAATTTCCATATGGGGAATTAAAAAATAA